Proteins co-encoded in one Kribbella qitaiheensis genomic window:
- a CDS encoding TetR/AcrR family transcriptional regulator, producing MAAPKPAPSARETELLELAYQYSLTHGLADLSLRPLATAIGSSPRVLLFLFDSKDGLIRALLARTRTDELELLREINSRYGDAPGLEVIARELWTWLAAKERRPLMTLWVEAYGRSLVAPEGPWADYARSTVDDWLELLATAQRKRERASRRGEARRTGVLAILRGALLDLLATGNKDRTTAAVEAYLAD from the coding sequence ACCGAGCTCCTCGAACTCGCCTACCAGTACTCCCTCACGCACGGCCTCGCCGACCTCTCGCTCCGCCCGCTGGCGACCGCGATCGGCTCCAGCCCCCGCGTCCTGCTGTTTCTCTTCGACAGCAAGGACGGCCTGATCCGCGCACTACTCGCCCGGACCCGCACCGATGAACTCGAACTCCTGCGCGAGATCAACAGCCGGTACGGCGATGCGCCCGGTCTCGAGGTGATCGCCAGGGAGCTCTGGACGTGGCTGGCCGCAAAGGAGCGACGGCCGCTGATGACCTTGTGGGTGGAGGCGTACGGGCGCTCCCTGGTCGCGCCGGAGGGGCCGTGGGCCGACTACGCCCGGTCGACGGTGGACGACTGGCTCGAGTTGCTCGCGACGGCGCAACGCAAGCGCGAGCGGGCAAGCCGCCGCGGCGAGGCGCGGCGTACCGGCGTACTGGCCATCTTGCGAGGAGCGTTGCTGGATCTCCTCGCCACCGGAAACAAGGACCGCACCACCGCGGCCGTCGAGGCCTACCTGGCCGACTAG
- a CDS encoding fascin domain-containing protein — MNPLLRSPLPKIMLSLAVLASLLATGGPPAVAAPGTTAWQSGTFVVDTPNLIRRSDVVLQRPNPAPAESLPLGNSALGAAVWSAGGFTAQLNRTDTFPDRKTLGQVVIPGLSRLTSAADISGTLDLYDGMLRQSGGGMTLTAFVRADTRQLVVDVTGADPNSTQTAQVKLWSGRSSQARASGSTAAPAETWVDNSGAGASGRTFGSLAGLTAGGRNVVASAPNNLTGQVTFQPNADSSFRVVVAAPTWTGGDSIATTNSVLNGAATRPQKEVRDGHLQWWHNYWASAGLIKISSADGTGDYVENLRTIFLYASAAQSRGVLPGSQAGVADLFTFSQDKRDWHPSGYWFWNLRMQVAANLSGGLPSLNDPMFRLYQDNLDAIASWTSGHMPGRQGLCVPEPMRFNGNGTYNGGTGNSSCDSASSPSYNALTVTTGAEIGLWVWEHYRMTDDQALSGTPAAAARRYDRAAIGLPKQTSGTGTVSLRAHANGKYVTAGIGTPLIADSTTISTAQQFELADLGGGNVSLKAKANNLFVAADNAGAAALIANRAAIGPWEQFDLITN, encoded by the coding sequence ATGAACCCCCTCCTGCGCTCGCCCCTGCCCAAAATCATGCTGAGCCTGGCTGTGCTGGCCTCGTTGCTGGCGACCGGTGGACCTCCCGCCGTCGCGGCGCCCGGCACCACCGCCTGGCAGAGCGGCACCTTCGTCGTCGACACCCCCAACCTCATCCGCCGCTCCGACGTCGTCCTGCAAAGACCCAATCCGGCTCCGGCCGAGTCGCTCCCGCTGGGCAACAGCGCCCTCGGCGCGGCCGTCTGGTCCGCCGGCGGCTTCACCGCCCAACTCAATCGCACCGACACCTTCCCCGACCGCAAAACCCTCGGCCAGGTGGTGATCCCCGGCCTGTCCCGGCTCACCTCCGCGGCAGACATCAGCGGGACCCTCGACCTGTACGACGGGATGCTGCGGCAATCCGGCGGCGGTATGACGCTGACCGCCTTCGTCCGGGCCGACACCCGGCAACTGGTCGTCGACGTCACCGGCGCGGATCCCAACAGCACCCAGACCGCCCAGGTGAAACTCTGGAGCGGCCGTTCCTCCCAAGCACGGGCATCCGGGTCCACCGCCGCACCAGCCGAGACCTGGGTCGACAACTCCGGTGCCGGCGCGTCCGGCCGGACCTTCGGATCGCTCGCCGGACTGACAGCCGGCGGTCGCAACGTCGTCGCCTCCGCACCGAACAACCTCACCGGCCAAGTCACCTTCCAGCCCAACGCCGATAGCTCGTTCCGGGTCGTCGTCGCGGCGCCGACCTGGACCGGCGGTGACTCGATCGCCACTACCAACTCGGTTCTGAACGGCGCGGCGACCCGCCCGCAGAAAGAAGTACGGGATGGGCATTTGCAGTGGTGGCACAACTACTGGGCCTCGGCTGGCCTGATCAAGATCAGCTCGGCCGACGGCACCGGCGACTACGTCGAGAACCTGCGCACGATCTTCCTTTACGCGAGCGCGGCCCAGAGCCGCGGCGTCCTGCCTGGATCGCAAGCGGGCGTCGCGGATCTGTTCACGTTCTCGCAGGACAAGCGGGACTGGCATCCGTCCGGCTACTGGTTCTGGAACCTGCGAATGCAGGTGGCGGCCAATCTGTCCGGGGGGCTGCCGAGCCTCAACGACCCGATGTTCCGCCTCTACCAGGACAACCTCGACGCGATCGCGTCCTGGACCAGCGGGCATATGCCCGGCCGGCAGGGTCTGTGCGTCCCCGAGCCCATGCGGTTCAACGGCAACGGCACCTACAACGGCGGAACCGGCAACTCGTCGTGTGATTCGGCCAGCTCCCCGAGCTACAACGCGCTCACGGTGACCACGGGCGCCGAGATCGGGCTCTGGGTCTGGGAGCACTACCGGATGACCGACGACCAGGCCTTGTCCGGTACGCCGGCAGCCGCGGCCCGGCGGTACGACAGGGCGGCCATCGGCCTGCCCAAGCAAACCTCCGGGACGGGCACAGTCAGCCTTCGTGCCCACGCCAACGGCAAGTACGTCACCGCCGGCATCGGTACACCGCTGATCGCCGACAGCACCACGATCAGTACGGCGCAGCAGTTCGAGCTGGCCGACCTCGGCGGCGGCAACGTGTCGCTGAAGGCCAAGGCCAACAACCTGTTCGTCGCGGCCGACAACGCCGGCGCGGCTGCCCTGATCGCCAACCGGGCGGCGATCGGCCCCTGGGAACAATTCGATCTGATCACCAACTGA
- a CDS encoding ThuA domain-containing protein — protein MTTFTRRETLLSGALLVAGGMVGWQATPASAAKAAAYQVLVFSKTAGFRHDSIPAGIQAIRELGAANGFTVTATEDSAVFTTSQLAAYKAVVFLSTTGDILNDPQQVAFESYINGGGGYVGVHAAADTEYGWPYYGQLVGAWFNSHPAIQQVTARVEDRTHQSTAHLGATWVRTDELYNYSTNPRPNVHVLINLDESTYSGGNMGDHPIAWYHSQGSGRSFYTGFGHTIESYSDQAFRQHLLGGILYAAGAGSVPPVTQIEGEAFTSQFGVQVAGHGSASGGKTLGYIDNGDWAGYSQVSTAGATRFSARISSGGAGGTIRIRSGSATGPVLGTVAVPVTGGWENFQTVSTTLTASGSGPLFLTFSGGSGSLFDIDTFSLS, from the coding sequence ATGACTACTTTTACTCGTCGTGAAACGCTGCTGTCAGGGGCATTGCTGGTCGCCGGGGGAATGGTCGGCTGGCAGGCCACACCGGCCTCGGCAGCCAAGGCCGCGGCGTACCAGGTGCTGGTCTTCAGCAAGACGGCCGGGTTCCGGCACGACTCCATCCCAGCCGGCATCCAGGCGATCCGCGAACTCGGCGCCGCCAACGGATTCACCGTCACCGCTACCGAGGACAGTGCGGTCTTCACCACGTCCCAGCTGGCCGCCTACAAGGCCGTGGTGTTCCTCAGCACCACCGGCGACATCCTGAACGATCCGCAGCAGGTGGCGTTCGAGTCGTACATCAATGGCGGTGGTGGATACGTCGGAGTCCACGCCGCCGCCGACACGGAGTACGGATGGCCGTACTACGGGCAGTTGGTCGGCGCGTGGTTCAACAGCCACCCGGCGATCCAGCAGGTGACCGCCAGGGTGGAGGACCGCACGCATCAGTCGACCGCGCATCTCGGTGCGACCTGGGTACGCACGGACGAGCTGTACAACTACTCGACCAACCCGCGGCCGAACGTGCATGTGCTGATCAACCTCGACGAGTCCACCTACAGCGGCGGCAACATGGGCGATCACCCGATCGCCTGGTACCACTCGCAGGGCTCCGGGCGGTCGTTCTACACCGGCTTCGGGCACACCATCGAGTCGTACTCCGATCAGGCGTTCCGGCAGCACCTGCTCGGCGGCATCCTGTACGCCGCTGGTGCCGGATCTGTGCCGCCGGTGACCCAGATCGAGGGAGAGGCGTTCACGTCGCAGTTCGGCGTACAGGTTGCTGGGCACGGCTCGGCGAGTGGCGGTAAGACGCTCGGGTACATCGACAACGGTGACTGGGCCGGCTACTCGCAGGTGAGTACGGCCGGGGCCACCCGCTTCAGCGCGCGGATCTCGTCGGGCGGCGCGGGTGGCACGATCCGGATCCGCTCGGGCTCGGCGACCGGGCCGGTGCTTGGGACGGTCGCAGTACCGGTGACTGGCGGCTGGGAGAACTTCCAGACCGTCTCGACCACCCTCACCGCATCGGGCAGCGGCCCGCTGTTCCTCACCTTCAGCGGCGGTTCGGGATCCCTGTTCGACATCGACACCTTCTCGCTGAGCTAA
- a CDS encoding mobile mystery protein B translates to MSELNDVESSNIGDARFWIRDEALDVPDLPSLPVQCDIHRRMFDQVWEWAGRIRTRELSIGIDPYRIREDWPAALGDATYWVDNQTFSPAEVVLRLHHRTVQIHPFQNGNGRHARILAEELALGLDEDCFSWGGHLGVALEQQRAAYLNSLRRLDKNPNGIGALMKFAVDPQADDTWT, encoded by the coding sequence ATGTCTGAGCTGAACGACGTCGAAAGCAGCAACATCGGCGATGCCCGGTTCTGGATCCGGGACGAGGCACTCGATGTGCCCGACCTGCCATCCCTTCCTGTGCAATGCGACATCCATCGACGGATGTTCGACCAGGTGTGGGAGTGGGCCGGGCGCATTCGCACCCGTGAGCTCAGCATCGGTATCGACCCGTACCGAATCCGCGAAGACTGGCCAGCCGCATTGGGCGACGCCACGTACTGGGTCGACAACCAGACCTTCAGCCCCGCAGAGGTGGTTCTGCGACTGCACCACCGAACGGTCCAGATCCACCCGTTCCAGAACGGCAACGGACGCCACGCACGCATCCTCGCCGAGGAACTCGCCCTCGGCCTGGACGAGGACTGCTTCTCCTGGGGAGGACACCTGGGAGTAGCCCTCGAGCAACAGCGGGCGGCCTACCTCAATTCACTGCGGCGGCTCGACAAGAACCCCAACGGCATCGGAGCACTCATGAAGTTCGCCGTAGATCCCCAAGCCGACGACACCTGGACCTGA
- a CDS encoding DUF952 domain-containing protein, protein MPTIFHLAFADQWEAAQQAGSYRWSTRGQSLDDEATFIHCSHAEQVAMVANSFYADVTEPLRLLVIETRRLVSALCDEDLDAIGMSFPHLYGPLNLDAVVDVRSYERGADGRWPEVPAEALS, encoded by the coding sequence ATGCCGACGATCTTTCACCTCGCGTTCGCAGACCAATGGGAAGCCGCCCAGCAGGCGGGCAGCTATCGGTGGTCCACCCGCGGCCAGTCGCTGGACGACGAAGCCACCTTCATCCACTGCTCCCACGCCGAGCAGGTCGCGATGGTCGCCAACTCCTTCTACGCCGACGTGACCGAGCCGCTGCGGCTGCTGGTGATCGAGACCCGGCGACTCGTCTCGGCACTCTGCGACGAGGACCTGGACGCGATCGGGATGTCGTTCCCGCACCTGTACGGCCCACTCAACCTCGACGCGGTCGTCGACGTCCGGTCCTACGAACGAGGTGCGGACGGCCGTTGGCCCGAAGTACCGGCCGAGGCCTTATCCTGA
- a CDS encoding carbohydrate-binding protein: MTRKGVRRISLLITAVLTAALGLSAPATTAQAGSTIPPGDYQQVSLASGSNELGEAMSLAVLPNRSVVHTARDGSVRITDAAGTTSLAGKLNVYAHDEEGLQGVAVDPNFSSNRFIYLYFSPRLSTPDGDAPTDGTQADWDAWKGELHLSRFILKTDNTLDLASEKIVLRVANDRGQCCHVGGDLDFDAAGNLYLTTGDDSNPFQSDSFTPIDERTSRNPQFDAQRSAGNTNDLRGKLLRIHPQPDGTYTIPAGNLFPAGTAQTRPEIYAMGFRNPFRMSVDKLTGIVYLGDYGPDSGVTDPNRGPNGQVEFDRITAPGNFGWPYCTGTNTSNETYNDYQFPSGPSGAKFDCAGGVTNNSFRNTGQTKLAAAKPAWIRYGGDAGTPPEFGAGGSESPMGGPVYRYDANLNSAVKFPASLDGRFFAGEYGRKWIKAIEVTGSGTPGDIGAFPWTGTQVMDMAFGPDGALYVLDYGTGSNNQALWRIEYLGSQNRNPIAKASGNPTSGGRPLTVTFSSAGSSDPEGGALTYRWTFGDGGTSTQANPTYTFNTAGNYTATLTVTDPTGLTGSANVQVSVGNTAPTVNLQTPGDGALFSFGDTVPFQVTVTDPEDGTIDCSRVKVTYLLGHDDHQHQITSKTGCSGSIAVPVDGEHDQSANVFGVFDASYTDNGGLTSHSIHKLQPRHRQAEHFTAQSGIQLADHGTAEGGRTVGFVDNTDWISFQPYTVSNATSFTARVSSAGAGGTIEVRAGSPSGALMATVAVAPTGSWDTFTSVSANLSNKPAGTTSLVLVFKGATGNGNLFDLDAFTLATTASGGSTTEGEAFTSQSGVQVAAHAGASGGQTLGYIENGDWAGYAGVATAGMHGFSARISSAGSGGTLQVRAGSATGTVLGSVAVPVTGGWETFQTVSTTLNAAASGPLFLTFTGGAGNLFDVDNFTVTP, encoded by the coding sequence ATGACCAGAAAAGGTGTTCGGCGGATCTCCTTGCTGATCACAGCCGTTCTGACGGCCGCGCTGGGTCTCAGCGCACCAGCGACGACCGCTCAAGCAGGTTCCACCATCCCACCCGGCGACTATCAGCAGGTCTCGCTCGCCAGCGGCAGCAACGAGCTGGGCGAAGCGATGTCGCTGGCCGTGCTGCCGAACAGGTCGGTCGTGCACACGGCCCGCGACGGTTCGGTCCGGATCACCGACGCGGCCGGTACGACCAGCCTCGCGGGCAAACTCAACGTCTACGCGCATGACGAGGAAGGCCTCCAAGGCGTCGCGGTCGATCCGAACTTCAGCTCGAACCGCTTCATCTACCTCTACTTCTCACCAAGACTGAGTACTCCGGACGGTGACGCGCCGACCGACGGTACGCAGGCCGACTGGGATGCCTGGAAGGGTGAACTCCACCTGTCCAGGTTCATCCTGAAGACCGACAACACGCTCGACCTGGCCAGCGAGAAGATCGTGCTGCGGGTGGCGAACGATCGCGGCCAGTGCTGTCACGTCGGCGGCGATCTCGACTTCGATGCTGCCGGCAACCTTTACCTGACCACCGGTGACGACAGCAACCCGTTCCAGTCCGACAGCTTCACGCCGATCGACGAGCGGACCAGCCGCAACCCACAGTTCGACGCGCAACGCAGCGCGGGCAACACGAACGACCTGCGCGGCAAGCTGCTCCGGATCCACCCGCAACCGGACGGCACCTACACGATTCCGGCGGGCAACCTGTTCCCGGCCGGGACCGCGCAAACCCGCCCGGAGATCTACGCGATGGGCTTCCGCAACCCGTTCCGGATGAGCGTCGACAAGCTGACCGGCATCGTCTACCTGGGCGACTACGGACCGGACTCCGGCGTCACTGATCCGAACCGCGGGCCGAACGGCCAGGTCGAGTTCGACCGGATCACCGCGCCGGGCAACTTCGGCTGGCCGTACTGCACCGGCACGAACACCAGCAACGAGACCTACAACGACTACCAGTTCCCGAGCGGCCCGTCGGGTGCCAAGTTCGACTGTGCGGGCGGGGTCACGAACAACTCTTTCCGCAACACCGGTCAGACCAAGCTGGCGGCCGCGAAACCGGCCTGGATCCGGTACGGCGGCGACGCCGGTACTCCGCCCGAGTTCGGCGCCGGCGGCTCCGAATCGCCGATGGGCGGCCCGGTCTACCGCTACGACGCCAACCTCAACTCCGCGGTGAAGTTCCCGGCCTCGCTGGACGGCCGGTTCTTCGCCGGCGAGTACGGCCGCAAGTGGATCAAGGCGATCGAGGTGACCGGCAGCGGTACGCCGGGCGACATCGGCGCGTTCCCCTGGACCGGCACGCAGGTGATGGACATGGCCTTCGGTCCGGACGGTGCCTTGTACGTGCTCGACTACGGCACCGGCTCGAACAACCAGGCGCTGTGGCGGATCGAGTACCTGGGCAGCCAGAACCGCAACCCGATCGCCAAGGCGAGCGGGAATCCCACCTCCGGCGGACGGCCGCTGACCGTGACGTTCTCCTCCGCGGGCAGCTCGGATCCCGAGGGCGGCGCGCTGACCTATCGGTGGACCTTCGGTGACGGAGGCACCTCCACCCAGGCCAACCCGACCTACACCTTCAACACTGCGGGCAACTACACGGCGACATTGACGGTGACAGACCCGACCGGATTGACGGGCTCGGCGAACGTGCAGGTCAGCGTCGGCAACACGGCGCCGACGGTGAACCTGCAGACGCCTGGCGACGGTGCGTTGTTCTCCTTCGGCGACACCGTGCCCTTCCAGGTGACCGTCACCGATCCGGAGGACGGCACGATCGACTGTTCGCGGGTGAAGGTGACCTACCTGCTCGGACACGACGATCACCAGCACCAGATCACCTCGAAGACCGGCTGCAGCGGCTCCATCGCAGTACCGGTGGACGGTGAGCACGATCAGTCGGCCAACGTGTTCGGCGTGTTCGACGCGTCGTACACCGACAACGGCGGTCTCACCTCGCACAGCATCCACAAGCTGCAGCCGCGTCATCGCCAGGCCGAGCACTTCACGGCGCAGTCCGGCATCCAGCTGGCCGATCACGGCACCGCCGAGGGAGGCCGGACGGTTGGCTTCGTGGACAACACCGACTGGATCTCGTTCCAGCCTTACACGGTGAGCAACGCCACCTCCTTCACGGCACGGGTCTCCTCGGCCGGTGCCGGCGGGACGATTGAAGTACGGGCCGGTTCACCGTCCGGTGCGCTGATGGCGACCGTCGCGGTGGCACCGACGGGGAGCTGGGACACCTTCACCAGCGTCTCGGCGAACCTCAGCAACAAGCCGGCCGGTACGACGAGCCTGGTGCTGGTGTTCAAGGGGGCCACTGGCAACGGAAATCTCTTCGACCTCGACGCGTTCACCCTGGCCACGACGGCATCGGGTGGGTCGACCACCGAGGGTGAGGCGTTCACCTCGCAGTCCGGCGTACAGGTCGCTGCGCACGCCGGTGCGAGTGGCGGGCAGACGCTCGGCTACATCGAGAACGGCGACTGGGCCGGGTACGCCGGGGTCGCCACGGCCGGGATGCACGGGTTCAGCGCCCGGATTTCCTCGGCCGGATCCGGCGGCACTCTCCAGGTGCGCGCTGGGTCGGCGACGGGCACTGTGCTCGGGTCGGTCGCCGTGCCGGTGACAGGCGGCTGGGAAACGTTCCAGACCGTCTCCACCACCTTGAACGCAGCGGCCAGTGGGCCGTTGTTCCTGACCTTCACCGGCGGCGCCGGAAACCTGTTCGACGTCGACAACTTCACCGTCACTCCGTGA